ATACGTCCCGGACTCTTCATACCTGGATCTGTTCAGCCGGCTCAGTTCTCCCGGTCGGACTCCCAGCAGTGTGGCGGCGTCTCAAGAGGCTATTCGTACGATGCGCTCAGCCCTGGACTCCCTGGATGAGGACCAGCGCCGTGCGGTCAGCCTGCACCACCTGGAAGGGCTGACCCGCGCGGAGGTCGCCGAAGTCATGGACCGAACGAAGCCGGCGGTAAACGGCCTGATCTATCGCGCAATGGACGAATTGCGCAAGGTGCTGCGACGAACCCGGCCTCAAGACTGACAATTCCCCGAGATGTGAGACGGCAACATGGACCACCACCGGCCCACGACGACTGCCGACGAACGCTGCGAGCGGATCGAGCGGGTTCTGGCTGAGCTCACCGGCCAAGTAGGCCAGTGCGATGCGATCGACTTCCGGGGGGTGGAACGAGAGCATCCCGAACTAATGCCTGATTTGGGCGAGCGCCTTCGACTCCTGGAAGGTATTCACAAGGCGTCTCTCGCGGTTCGTCAACAAGAATTGGGATCTCCCGTGGACGATTCCACGGCCGACCTGGCGGATCTGGAAAAAGCGCTTCCCGGTTACGACATCCTGGAGCGCCTTCGGTACGGCGGACAGGGCGTTGTCTACCGCGCTTTTCAGCGCTCCACGGAGCGAATGGTGGCGATCAAGGTCCTGCTCGACGGGTTGCTGGTCTCGCCACGTCAACAGCGTCGATTTGTCCGCGAGGTCCGCTTGGCCTCGCGCCTGCACCACCCGAACATCGTCGGGATATACGAGGCTGGAATTGTCAGCCGGCGCCCCTACTACGTCATGGAGTTCGTCGACGGGGTGGCCCTGGACGATTACATCCTGTTGCACGGATTGGACGCCCGGCAAACGGTCGCCTTGATCGTCAAGGTCTGCCATGCTGTCCACTCTGCCCATCAACGTGGAATTATCCACCGCGACCTCAAACCATCCAACATTCTCGTGGATGACCAAGGGGAGCCGAGAGTACTGGATTTCGGCCTGGCCAAGCTCATAGCCGGCGACGGCGATTCCGACGAGGATCTGTCTCTTGCCGGCCGCGTAGTCGGCACGCTTCCTTATTTGAGTCCCGAACAGGCAACCTCCGATGACGGCCAAGTGGACATCCGCACCGATGTTTACGCACTGGGTGTCATCTTGTATCAGGCACTGACCGATCAGTTTCCATATCCCGTTAGCGGGCCGGCACACCGCGTCCTGGCCAATATCGCAGCGCGAGAGCCGGCGTCATTGCGCAAGCTCCTTCGGGGCCGAGTCGGGTCCGATCTGACCACGGCCCGTGGCGCAAACGACGATCTTGAAAGGGTCGTTCTGAAGGCGCTGGCCAAGAATC
The genomic region above belongs to Phycisphaerae bacterium and contains:
- a CDS encoding protein kinase yields the protein MDHHRPTTTADERCERIERVLAELTGQVGQCDAIDFRGVEREHPELMPDLGERLRLLEGIHKASLAVRQQELGSPVDDSTADLADLEKALPGYDILERLRYGGQGVVYRAFQRSTERMVAIKVLLDGLLVSPRQQRRFVREVRLASRLHHPNIVGIYEAGIVSRRPYYVMEFVDGVALDDYILLHGLDARQTVALIVKVCHAVHSAHQRGIIHRDLKPSNILVDDQGEPRVLDFGLAKLIAGDGDSDEDLSLAGRVVGTLPYLSPEQATSDDGQVDIRTDVYALGVILYQALTDQFPYPVSGPAHRVLANIAAREPASLRKLLRGRVGSDLTTARGANDDLERVVLKALAKNPNGRYQSMESLAVDLERFLRGEAVAAKAHHRLYQLRKAARRFRWPLLVASAFVIVILLAQWAVFRAEQRRREDARLAALGLDLGGLVRLGADYQKEGDADKALALFQTALQLSPDEPELDAAAAFRFDALYRSATAHYENRRPEEARPYADQAEVLAERLIERDPNNPQWRRFRAIAATLRAEDAFASKNWVGCVEHLNEAVHTMHVLRNSSPGNTALDLDLVRFLCRRATCLMKEKELPRAFADARLSREILLPLYNEDVQDLNYAIELAVAEASLAVLNMTLRTTEGNARASEWLDSAESRIRAIQALPDSEGRAWSISRLMDSIQANRKILAKRLAASQEGR